In Eucalyptus grandis isolate ANBG69807.140 chromosome 4, ASM1654582v1, whole genome shotgun sequence, the following proteins share a genomic window:
- the LOC104441827 gene encoding transcription factor bHLH120, whose amino-acid sequence MSYFTSTIPFDETDEFFQCSSFDSHQQHHQVDNYDDILYQLSSPPDGNFFIGETLDDHGRQGNKTSSVFDKPTAVAKPNGNTSKNKKVVHRDIERQRRQEMATLYGSLRKQLPIEFLKGKRSISDHIHETVNYIRHMQNKIQALSDRRDELKGLSDSGAPKETPECSRTACSQGDTVMVQSCMAGVEILINTASQQGLPLSRAFKALSEEGVNVFSCNSTEVSERILHSIKAEVTKGGNGNLFELQQKLMKLTT is encoded by the exons ATGAGCTATTTTACTAGCACGATCCCATTTGACGAAACTGATGAGTTCTTCCAATGCTCTTCCTTTGATTCCCACCAACAACATCATCAAGTCGATAACTACGACGATATCCTATATCAACTTTCTTCTCCTCCAGATGGGAACTTCTTCATCGGCGAGACGCTTGACGATCATGGCCGACAGGGTAATAAAACGTCTTCTGTGTTCGACAAACCCACGGCTGTTGCGAAGCCTAATGGCAACAcaagcaagaacaagaaagtcGTACACAGAGATATTGAGAGGCAAAGGAGGCAAGAAATGGCTACCCTTTATGGATCTCTAAGGAAACAACTCCCAATTGAATTTCTTAAG GGAAAGAGGTCTATTTCTGATCACATTCATGAGACAGTCAACTACATAAGGCATATGCAGAACAAGATCCAAGCGCTGAGTGACAGGAGAGACGAGCTGAAGGGACTGTCTGATTCGGGTGCTCCTAAAGAGACACCTGAATGTTCAAGAACCGCTTGCTCTCAGGGCGACACTGTGATGGTCCAGTCTTGCATGGCAGGAGTGGAAATTCTCATAAACACCGCCTCGCAACAAGGGCTCCCCTTATCAAGAGCATTCAAAGCGTTGTCCGAAGAAGGAGTAAACGTGTTCAGCTGCAATTCAACGGAAGTGAGCGAAAGGATTCTTCACTCCATCAAAGCCGAG GTAACCAAAGGAGGAAATGGCAATTTGTTCGAGCTGCAACAGAAATTGATGAAGTTAACGACTTGA